The Bacillaceae bacterium IKA-2 DNA window GAGTGATCTTTAGCAAAGTTAGGACGAGTTCTCTAAATTTCCAGTACAGAGTTGATAATATGGGTAAAAACTAGGGTTGAAACAAAATCAACCCTAGTTTTATTTGTGGAATAGGTTAATGTCTTTTTTATCTTTCAAAAATTTTAATAGTTGATAGCGTTTTGCTACTAGTTCTGTAGTGTTCCAAAACTCTGACTGGCGATCGATGAGATCCTCTCTAATCTTATCAACATCATTTTCGGCCTTATCGAATTTCCTTTTATAAAAAAAGATAGTAAAAAGCAGAAAAAATAGTACGGCTATTATTAGTAACAAAATTGGGTCACTAAGAATAAAACTCAAAGAAGATTCGCCAATATAAGTTCCTCCCTCTGTTTTCCAATAAACATACACGGCCATAATAAGAATCGTTCCAATACTAGCTAATCCAAAAAAGTTGAGTTTCTCATTCATTTTAATTTCTTTATCTTTTTTTTTCATTAATAATTTTAACGTCTCTGTTGTAAAATCAGGTAAATTTAATTTTTTCATCAATTTTTCAAGGTCTTCCAATTCAAAATCACCTCATTCCTTTATTCCATATTTATTACGAGCAAAAAGAAATAGTACAAGTTATTTCATTTTAATTCCGTTTAAGATAGTAATTTCCAATGGGATTCGATAAAATAAATATTGAGAGAAAAA harbors:
- a CDS encoding DUF2663 family protein, which produces MEDLEKLMKKLNLPDFTTETLKLLMKKKDKEIKMNEKLNFFGLASIGTILIMAVYVYWKTEGGTYIGESSLSFILSDPILLLIIAVLFFLLFTIFFYKRKFDKAENDVDKIREDLIDRQSEFWNTTELVAKRYQLLKFLKDKKDINLFHK